A stretch of DNA from Gambusia affinis linkage group LG24, SWU_Gaff_1.0, whole genome shotgun sequence:
TTCAACTTTCTAGATCaaattttctcacatttaaaaGCGAATTGTGTTGAATTTACAGCAACAGGGTCACTTCTAGAAATGAAGATTTATCTGTCccagtttgaaaatgaaatgaggaaaaaatctggaaacaaaataaacagtaaaaacgTTTCAAAGCATCATGTGGACAGGATGAATGGATCAGaggagaaatatatatatatatttatatcaaaGGAGGAGGTGAGACTGTATGAAAGGGAccaaattataataaaacattcatttctaATGACTAAGTAACTTTAATTTGCAGCTGAACTGAATTTATGGAGATATTGAAGGAATGAAAGTCATTCATCTGGTTTCTGTTCTTAATAATCAgatctttgttttaaagttctgGTTCTTCGGACCGATTCCTGCAGAACCTTCACTTTATGTTTCTTGGAGGTCTgaacaaaatgaatgtttaGGTGAAAACAGAACTTCTGTTCTGGTTTAAAGTGACGGAGCTTTAAAACATCCTGAGTCGTTTTTTCAGGAGGATTTGGAGCTTCAGACGTTGAAACGTCCCGACAGGTTTCATCTCCAGGGGGGAACGTGTGAGGAGAACCGAGAACGGTCCAGAGAACCGAGAACGGTCGGTCCATTTCTGGTTCAAATGGAGTTAAAACCCagtaaatgtttgttatttagttttaaagttgAATTTAATGACCGTACTTTGAATAGGCCACTGACctgcttttaaagaaacagaacaaaagacaaacacgTCTTTCCTTTTGCTTGCAAATAACCCATATAATAAATACAGTTATTTACACGGAGGCATGAATATGAAATCCCTCGCAGCGTCTGATTGGCTCACCCCCGGCGTGTCGCAGCGTCTGATTGGCTACATCTGCTCCTCCTTGTTGATGATGTTCTTCAGCAGTGTGACCAGCGGTTTCTGCCGCCCTTCCTCCCAGCTCTTCATGAATCCTCCGTAGCGTTTCCCCGCCGGCGGCCCGCTCCAGCGGAAGTGCTTCATCTTGTAGGATCCGTCCTTcttctcctgcagcagctgctcctcctcctcctcctcctcttcttcgcTGCGCCTCCTCATCTCGGCGGGGAACGCCTCGGCCGACTCCTCCTGCACGCCGTTGGACGTGTAAACCTTGACTGGGCGGCGTTTGCGGCCGACCGGCTTCCCCCAGCGGAAATGCTCCATGGAGTAGGAGCGTTTGGCCTGCGGGGCGGTGGGATCAGGGGGCGGCGACAGGTGGGCGTCGCCTGGGACCAGGGGCGTCTCGGCCGTCAGGTCGGAGCGACAGGCGTGGATACAGTCCTACCAACCCAGAGGACCAGATCCAACTAACCCTTCATGTTGTTTAAAGTtctaaacataaacatttcactGCAGCACATCTGAAATATTCACTGATCAATACCGATCAATAAGACGActaccgcacagcattctgggggatgtaggcagagggaatgatcatttaatttaaaaagtatttcaacCAAATAATCTTCAcaacagatttagaaaaataaaataaaacttaaacgGGATTTTCGTCAACGATTCTTTTCAGTTAAACTTTATGGAACTACATTGTTCTCAACAATATAGGTTCATTATCAATAAgttattttccaataaaaacgtttttttcagaaaaaaaaataacataaaatcaaaattaagcCTCATTTTTTCACGTCATTTTAAGTTCATTGCTGATCAGATCATGGTGATGCTGCCTcccaccagcaggtggcagtatttatTCAGAACTGAACAGTTCATTTGGTTCATTTGTGGTTCAAATGGAGTTCAAACtcaggaaatgtttgtgttattttccagatcagatttattagttttaaaatgtcacaaaatgcatattttgtgacatttctaAGAAGAAATATCATAAAATTCacta
This window harbors:
- the pomca gene encoding proopiomelanocortin a; the protein is MCPAWLLVAVVVVGGARGAASQCWESLSCQELNSESSMMDCIHACRSDLTAETPLVPGDAHLSPPPDPTAPQAKRSYSMEHFRWGKPVGRKRRPVKVYTSNGVQEESAEAFPAEMRRRSEEEEEEEEEQLLQEKKDGSYKMKHFRWSGPPAGKRYGGFMKSWEEGRQKPLVTLLKNIINKEEQM